The DNA window CGTCGAGGTAGCGGTGCCCGTCGACGTCGGTGAAGCCCGCCCCTTCGCCGACATCGATGTAGACGGGGACGTCGTTGTCGGTCGCCATCCACGCCATCGGCACGCCGTTCGGCATGTGGGCCCGGGCGCGCTCGAGCAGCCCCATCGTGCGCGGCCGCCCTTCCACGAGCCTCTTGAGCTCATGGTCGTGGACGTGACTCACCTTCGCCGGGTCAACTCCGGGTGCGGGCATGATCGAGTCGTCCCCTCATCGCAGTGGGATCTCTCGAACCTGCGGTCAGGATCACCTTCCCGTGGAGCTCGTCCTCGATCATGTGCCGGAAAGCCTCGCGAACCTCGCTCAAGAGGTAGGTCCTGTCGATGATGGGTGTGATCGTCCCGGCTTCGAGGAGCTTCCTCAAGAGGGCCATCACGTCCTTCTTGGCCGGGATCGGCAGCCCCGGACCCCGCAGTTGCTTCACGAAGCGTGAGAGGACCATCAGCGTGAGGAAGCAGGGGATGAGTCCGAAGAGACGCTTGCCCGACGCTCCAAAACGCTCGTGCCCGATGAGTACGTATCGTCCGTCGGGTTCGAGCGCGCGCCTGCACGCGAAGAAAGAGTGGTTCCCCGGGACGTCGAAGATGAGATCGTAGCGCACGCCACGTCGTGTGAAGTCTTCCCGCGTGTAATCGATGACCTCATCCGCCCCGAGTGAACGGAGCAGGTCCAGCTTGCTCGTGCTGTCCACGGCGGTCACGTGCGCGCCGTGGGCCTTCGTGATCTGCAAGGCGAGAGCGCCCACGCCGCCCCCGCCACCATTGATCAACACCTTCTGTCCCGGCCGGAACTGATCCAGGCCTCGGAGGTTCATGAGCGCGATGTACCCGGAGGAGGGAACGGAGGCGGCCTGCTCGAAGGTGATGTTGTCCGGCTTGAGCGCCAGCAGGTCCTGGTGTACGGACACGTATTCGGCGAAGGCGCCGCCGTTGACCCACTGGTGTGTGACGAGGGTTTCGCCGAAGACCGGGTCACCCGGCCGGAACCGTGTCACCTTTCCGCCGACGGTTTCGACGATCCCCGCCATGTCCGTGCCGGGGATCCGGTTCCTGGGTCTGGAGAACCCGGATCCCGCCAGGCGGAGGACGTAGGGCCTGCCGGTCACGACATGCCACACATCCGGATGGAGGGAGGCCGCCCGCACCCGAACCAGGACCTCATCGTCGCCGGCAACCGGCTTGTCGACTTCCCGGAGCTCCAGATGATCGGGGGATCCGTATCTCTCCTGGACGATCGCCTTCATCGCGTCATCAGGACCGTATCACCTGGTCTCGAAGTCGATGACCATATAGGCGAAGCAGCGGACCGGCTCGCCGTCCAGCCTCGCCGGCTCGTTGTACCGCATTTCCGCGACAGCACTCCGGGCCACCTCGTCAAAGGCAGGATAA is part of the Candidatus Dormiibacterota bacterium genome and encodes:
- a CDS encoding NAD(P)-dependent alcohol dehydrogenase, encoding MKAIVQERYGSPDHLELREVDKPVAGDDEVLVRVRAASLHPDVWHVVTGRPYVLRLAGSGFSRPRNRIPGTDMAGIVETVGGKVTRFRPGDPVFGETLVTHQWVNGGAFAEYVSVHQDLLALKPDNITFEQAASVPSSGYIALMNLRGLDQFRPGQKVLINGGGGGVGALALQITKAHGAHVTAVDSTSKLDLLRSLGADEVIDYTREDFTRRGVRYDLIFDVPGNHSFFACRRALEPDGRYVLIGHERFGASGKRLFGLIPCFLTLMVLSRFVKQLRGPGLPIPAKKDVMALLRKLLEAGTITPIIDRTYLLSEVREAFRHMIEDELHGKVILTAGSRDPTAMRGRLDHARTRS